The Acidimicrobiales bacterium genome has a window encoding:
- a CDS encoding ABC transporter permease yields the protein MPRSERRLAERLRAWDGLHASRDGTGRLARPVEREAGASGGASERAGGSWATARRVLRSWSRLGGLLAAVLICAFVFDGLNTAFLSANNILNIFKTTSSLAIISLGEMIVLLVGEIDLSVGSVYGLGAMVTGLLWTNGTPFVPALLAGLATGVAAGIVNGFVTTVVRVNSFIATLGMLNLAEGIDFLISNSASINPNTTLGGYNIFAAFGQDQLFGQIPVQIAWLVGISLVMYLLVHRSMFGFRSAAIGGNPSAARVAHLPVRSYKVVAFALAGLLAVVGGIMDFSLVGATDPTSGSNLPFTVFAAVIIGGASLSGGRGTVWGTFLGALFLTLISNGLSLLGYGAFVQLIFVGLIIIVAVAIDWWTGRGRESRAAQVQW from the coding sequence ATGCCGCGTAGCGAGCGCCGGCTCGCCGAGCGCCTCCGGGCCTGGGACGGGCTACACGCGAGCCGGGACGGCACCGGACGGCTCGCGCGCCCGGTCGAACGGGAGGCGGGCGCGTCCGGGGGAGCCTCCGAGCGGGCAGGCGGCAGCTGGGCGACGGCGAGGCGGGTGCTCCGGTCGTGGTCCCGACTCGGCGGCCTCCTCGCCGCCGTGCTCATCTGCGCCTTCGTCTTCGACGGCCTGAACACGGCCTTCCTCAGCGCGAACAACATCCTCAACATCTTCAAGACGACGAGCAGCCTGGCCATCATCTCGTTGGGCGAGATGATCGTCCTGCTCGTGGGCGAGATCGACCTGTCGGTGGGGTCGGTCTACGGGCTCGGCGCCATGGTCACCGGGCTGCTGTGGACGAACGGCACCCCGTTCGTGCCCGCCCTGCTCGCCGGGCTCGCGACCGGGGTCGCGGCCGGGATCGTCAACGGCTTCGTGACGACCGTCGTGCGGGTCAACTCGTTCATCGCGACCCTCGGCATGCTGAACCTCGCCGAGGGGATCGACTTCCTGATCTCGAACTCAGCCTCGATCAACCCGAACACGACGCTCGGCGGCTACAACATCTTCGCGGCCTTCGGCCAGGACCAGCTGTTCGGCCAGATTCCCGTGCAGATCGCGTGGCTCGTCGGGATCAGCCTCGTCATGTACCTCCTCGTCCACCGGAGCATGTTCGGCTTCCGCTCGGCGGCGATCGGCGGCAACCCCAGCGCTGCTCGGGTCGCGCATCTGCCGGTGCGCAGCTACAAGGTCGTGGCCTTCGCGCTCGCCGGGCTGCTCGCCGTCGTCGGCGGGATCATGGACTTCTCGCTCGTCGGCGCCACCGACCCGACGTCCGGGTCGAACCTCCCCTTCACCGTGTTCGCGGCCGTCATCATCGGCGGCGCGAGCCTGTCGGGCGGGCGGGGCACCGTGTGGGGTACCTTCCTCGGCGCACTCTTCCTCACGTTGATCTCGAACGGGCTGTCCCTCCTCGGCTACGGCGCCTTCGTCCAGCTGATCTTCGTCGGCCTCATCATCATCGTGGCCGTGGCGATCGACTGGTGGACGGGGCGTGGGCGCGAGAGCAGGGCCGCCCAGGTGCAGTGGTGA
- a CDS encoding glucose 1-dehydrogenase produces MFELTGTIALVTGGGSGLGAAIAEGLAAQGAHVAIADLDLARAEEVAGRVHERGGQASAWRLDVSRHAEVEACVAEIAGTVGPIDVLVASAGIGVRRPAVSLSPEDWQRVIDVNLSGCWFCDQAVGRRMIEDGRPGSIINIGSVVGQVGIDTGNANYAASKGGIIGLTKCLAVEWAPAGVRVNVIAPTHFKTPLVEQAIADRPELEQRFLANIPLGRLGEPREIVGAAVFLASDESSMVTGHVLNVDGGHTAR; encoded by the coding sequence ATGTTCGAGCTGACCGGCACGATCGCCCTCGTCACGGGCGGCGGGAGCGGCCTCGGCGCCGCCATCGCGGAGGGACTCGCCGCACAGGGTGCGCACGTCGCGATCGCCGACCTCGACCTGGCGCGGGCCGAGGAGGTCGCCGGGCGCGTGCACGAGCGCGGCGGCCAGGCAAGCGCCTGGCGCCTCGACGTGAGCCGCCACGCCGAGGTCGAGGCGTGCGTCGCCGAGATCGCCGGCACCGTGGGCCCCATCGACGTCCTCGTCGCCTCGGCTGGGATCGGCGTCCGCCGACCGGCCGTCTCGCTCAGCCCCGAGGACTGGCAGCGCGTCATCGACGTCAACCTGAGCGGCTGCTGGTTCTGCGACCAGGCGGTCGGCCGGCGGATGATCGAGGACGGGAGGCCCGGGTCGATCATCAACATCGGGTCGGTGGTGGGCCAGGTGGGCATCGACACCGGGAACGCCAACTACGCCGCGAGCAAGGGAGGCATCATCGGCCTCACCAAGTGCCTGGCCGTCGAGTGGGCCCCGGCGGGCGTGCGCGTCAACGTCATCGCCCCAACGCACTTCAAGACGCCGCTCGTCGAGCAGGCCATCGCGGACCGGCCCGAGCTCGAGCAGCGGTTCCTCGCCAACATCCCCCTCGGACGGCTCGGCGAGCCGAGGGAGATCGTCGGCGCCGCCGTCTTCCTCGCCTCCGACGAGTCCTCGATGGTCACCGGCCACGTGCTGAACGTCGACGGGGGACACACCGCGAGGTGA
- a CDS encoding SDR family NAD(P)-dependent oxidoreductase has translation MTWDLGAGLESRAVIVTGAAGGIGREVAKAFAAAGAKVLAVDRPGADAGGLLESLEGTDHRYRAVDLGDLSTHDALVAEARSAFGELYALVHLAAVLRRQQHLSDVREEDWDFQVDTNLKATFFLCRAAAEAMVEQGRGGRIITFTSQGWWTGGFGGSVVYNATKGGIVTMTRGMARTYGPHEITCNSIAPGQVRTPMLLTGLSDEVLETMTRATPLGRIAEPEEIAGVAVFLASRHAAFITGATINITGGFLMY, from the coding sequence ATGACCTGGGACCTCGGCGCAGGGCTCGAGTCGCGCGCCGTGATCGTGACCGGCGCGGCCGGCGGGATCGGCCGCGAGGTGGCCAAGGCCTTCGCCGCGGCGGGCGCGAAGGTGCTGGCGGTCGACCGGCCCGGCGCGGACGCCGGCGGGCTCCTCGAGTCGCTCGAGGGGACCGACCACCGCTACCGCGCCGTCGACCTCGGCGACCTGTCGACCCACGACGCCCTCGTCGCCGAGGCTCGCTCGGCCTTCGGCGAGCTGTACGCGCTCGTCCACCTCGCCGCGGTGCTGCGACGCCAGCAGCACCTCAGCGACGTGCGGGAGGAGGACTGGGACTTCCAGGTCGACACGAACCTGAAGGCGACCTTCTTCCTCTGCCGCGCCGCCGCCGAGGCGATGGTGGAGCAGGGCCGCGGCGGGCGCATCATCACCTTCACCTCCCAGGGGTGGTGGACGGGCGGCTTCGGGGGCTCGGTCGTCTACAACGCGACGAAGGGCGGCATCGTCACGATGACGCGGGGCATGGCCCGCACGTACGGGCCGCACGAGATCACCTGCAACTCCATCGCCCCCGGGCAGGTGCGCACTCCGATGCTGCTGACCGGCCTGAGCGACGAGGTGCTCGAGACGATGACGCGCGCGACGCCGCTCGGCCGCATCGCCGAGCCCGAGGAGATCGCGGGGGTCGCCGTCTTCCTCGCCAGCCGGCACGCCGCCTTCATCACCGGGGCGACGATCAACATCACCGGAGGCTTCCTCATGTACTGA
- a CDS encoding mandelate racemase/muconate lactonizing enzyme family protein produces the protein MQLRIRAIETIPIRVSLARLYRGSHYKMPNRCTIITRVVTEEGVVGQSYNADADEEQATIVRIIHDELAPLVTGRDAFAYEDCWEAMRRITFDQLRDRRFAMQAIACVDSAAWDAIGKALGVPLFRLWGGFRNAVPIIGIGGYYTDDPGSIEQEVGFFSDEGFTGMKFKIGGLSPAEDAERLRRAVKAARPGFRFLVDANQAWTVAEAVEFVARVRDFVDLRWFEEPCQWPDDRRAMRDVRYKTGVPVAAGQMEITRSGMRDLMVAGAIDVSNFDASWGGGPTEWRRVAQLAASFGVEMGHHEEAQVSSHLLAAIPHGTYVEAFHPERDPIFWRMLANRPDLSEGLFTLPEAPGFGWDLDEDFVEEFRADR, from the coding sequence GTGCAGCTTCGAATCCGCGCCATCGAGACGATCCCGATCCGGGTGAGCCTCGCACGGCTGTATCGCGGCAGCCACTACAAGATGCCGAACCGCTGCACGATCATCACGCGCGTCGTCACCGAGGAGGGCGTCGTCGGCCAGTCCTACAACGCGGACGCCGACGAGGAGCAGGCGACGATCGTCCGCATCATCCACGACGAGCTCGCCCCGCTCGTCACCGGACGTGACGCCTTCGCCTACGAGGACTGCTGGGAGGCGATGCGCCGGATCACCTTCGACCAGCTGCGCGACCGGCGCTTCGCGATGCAGGCCATCGCCTGCGTCGACTCGGCGGCCTGGGACGCGATCGGCAAGGCCCTCGGCGTGCCGCTCTTCAGGCTGTGGGGAGGTTTCCGCAACGCCGTGCCGATCATCGGGATCGGCGGCTACTACACGGATGACCCCGGGAGCATCGAGCAGGAGGTGGGCTTCTTCTCCGACGAGGGGTTCACCGGCATGAAGTTCAAGATCGGGGGCCTCTCGCCGGCCGAGGACGCCGAACGGCTCCGGCGCGCCGTCAAGGCGGCCCGACCCGGATTCCGCTTCCTCGTCGACGCCAACCAGGCCTGGACGGTCGCCGAGGCCGTCGAGTTCGTCGCCCGGGTCCGCGACTTCGTCGACCTTCGCTGGTTCGAGGAGCCGTGCCAGTGGCCCGACGACCGGCGTGCGATGCGCGACGTCCGCTACAAGACCGGCGTGCCCGTCGCCGCGGGCCAGATGGAGATCACGCGGTCGGGGATGCGGGACCTCATGGTCGCCGGCGCCATCGACGTCTCCAACTTCGACGCCTCCTGGGGCGGCGGGCCGACGGAGTGGCGCCGCGTCGCGCAGCTCGCCGCGAGCTTCGGCGTCGAGATGGGCCACCACGAGGAGGCCCAGGTCTCGAGCCACCTCCTCGCCGCCATCCCGCACGGCACCTACGTCGAGGCGTTCCACCCCGAGCGCGACCCGATCTTCTGGCGGATGCTCGCCAACCGGCCGGACCTGAGCGAGGGGCTCTTCACGCTCCCGGAGGCGCCGGGCTTCGGCTGGGACCTCGACGAGGACTTCGTCGAGGAGTTCCGGGCGGACCGCTGA
- a CDS encoding CoA transferase — protein MSAPRPLEGVRILALEQYGAGPFATLQLVDLGADVIKVEDPATGGDVGRRVPPYATDDASVFFESFNRGKRSIALDLSSDAGRALFERLVERCDAVFANLRGDVPAKLRLRYEDLRHLNERVVCCFLSSYGIEGSEQREPGYDYVIQGRAGWMSLTGEPDDPPEKTGLSLVDYSTGLVAALSLVSALHAARRTGKGADCDVALFDTAIAMLTYPGAWHLSRGFSPTRTTRSAHPSLIPFQNFRTADGWIVVACAKEKFWQRLVHVLGRPELADDARYSSFEARRENASILLPELDRLFAARHTGELLAALRAAGVPCGPVNDVAGALADPLVAERGLVVETEHPSLGTVRQLASAPRVGPFEPARRRGPFLGEHTEEVLGELLGLDEAAIADLGREGAFGREWRSASRAS, from the coding sequence ATGAGCGCTCCCCGGCCGCTCGAGGGCGTCCGGATCCTCGCCCTCGAGCAGTACGGCGCGGGGCCCTTCGCCACCCTGCAGCTCGTCGACCTCGGCGCCGACGTGATCAAGGTCGAGGACCCGGCGACCGGCGGGGACGTCGGCCGGCGGGTCCCCCCCTACGCCACCGACGACGCGAGCGTCTTCTTCGAGTCGTTCAACCGTGGCAAGCGCTCGATCGCGCTCGACCTCTCGAGCGACGCGGGGCGCGCGCTGTTCGAGCGGCTCGTCGAGCGCTGCGACGCCGTCTTCGCCAACCTGCGCGGTGACGTGCCCGCCAAGCTGCGGCTGCGCTACGAGGACCTGCGCCACCTGAACGAGCGCGTCGTGTGCTGCTTCCTCAGCTCCTACGGCATCGAGGGCAGCGAGCAGCGCGAGCCGGGCTACGACTACGTGATCCAGGGGCGCGCCGGGTGGATGTCGCTCACCGGCGAGCCCGACGACCCACCCGAGAAGACCGGGCTGTCCCTCGTCGACTACTCGACCGGCCTCGTCGCCGCGCTCTCCCTCGTCAGCGCGCTCCACGCCGCCCGCCGCACCGGTAAGGGCGCGGACTGCGACGTCGCCCTCTTCGACACCGCCATCGCGATGCTCACCTACCCGGGGGCCTGGCACCTGAGCCGCGGCTTCTCGCCGACGCGCACGACGCGCTCGGCCCACCCGTCGCTCATCCCCTTCCAGAACTTCCGCACCGCGGATGGCTGGATCGTCGTCGCCTGCGCGAAGGAGAAGTTCTGGCAGCGCCTGGTCCACGTGCTCGGCCGGCCGGAGCTCGCCGACGATGCGCGCTACTCGAGCTTCGAGGCGCGCCGGGAGAACGCGTCGATCCTGCTCCCCGAGCTCGACCGTCTCTTCGCGGCGCGGCACACCGGGGAGCTCCTCGCCGCCCTGCGCGCTGCGGGCGTCCCCTGCGGCCCGGTCAACGACGTCGCCGGCGCGCTCGCGGACCCCCTCGTCGCGGAGCGCGGGCTCGTCGTCGAGACCGAGCACCCGAGCCTCGGGACCGTCCGGCAGCTCGCTAGCGCGCCGCGCGTCGGCCCCTTCGAGCCGGCGCGCCGGCGCGGCCCCTTCCTCGGCGAGCACACCGAGGAGGTCCTCGGCGAGCTGCTCGGGCTCGACGAGGCGGCCATCGCCGACCTCGGGCGCGAGGGGGCGTTCGGCCGGGAGTGGCGCAGCGCCTCTCGGGCGAGCTAG
- a CDS encoding transketolase C-terminal domain-containing protein codes for MAKLRMNQAIALALGEEMARDERVVLLGEDVAEAEGPFKTSEGLLRRFGPTRVRDTPISEMGFLGAAVGAAMTGLRPVVEIMFIEFLGVALDQVVTEAAMMHFLSGGKVSVPLTVRASAGAGLGFGCQHSQTLERWLLGTPGLKLAVASGARSAYGLTKAAIRHDDPVVLLEPRTLYGRREDFEPGEDAVVPLGSAEVLREGSDVTIVALGQTVGVALEAAEASKDFSAEVIDLRTLLPWDRDLLRASVAKTRRLVTVEENQYTGGWGTDIVAHLASVAHAELAAPPVRVTAPDTHVPYGTELEARFVPTSEYLAAQVRSLLRTGTAPRHWWEEEL; via the coding sequence ATGGCGAAGCTGCGGATGAACCAGGCCATCGCCCTGGCCCTCGGCGAGGAGATGGCGCGCGACGAGCGCGTCGTGCTGCTGGGCGAGGACGTGGCCGAGGCGGAGGGGCCCTTCAAGACCTCGGAGGGCCTGCTGCGCCGCTTCGGCCCGACGCGGGTGCGCGACACGCCGATCTCGGAGATGGGCTTCCTCGGCGCGGCCGTCGGAGCGGCGATGACCGGGCTGCGCCCGGTCGTCGAGATCATGTTCATCGAGTTCCTCGGGGTCGCCCTCGACCAGGTCGTCACCGAGGCCGCGATGATGCACTTCCTGTCGGGCGGGAAGGTGAGCGTCCCGCTCACCGTGCGAGCCTCGGCCGGCGCGGGGCTCGGCTTCGGCTGCCAGCACTCCCAGACGCTCGAGCGCTGGCTGCTCGGCACACCGGGCCTCAAGCTGGCGGTCGCCTCCGGCGCGCGCAGCGCCTACGGCCTCACGAAGGCCGCCATCCGCCACGACGACCCGGTCGTGCTCCTCGAGCCGCGCACCCTCTACGGCCGGCGGGAGGACTTCGAGCCGGGCGAGGACGCCGTCGTCCCCCTCGGCAGCGCGGAGGTGCTACGCGAGGGCTCTGACGTCACGATCGTGGCGCTCGGCCAGACGGTGGGCGTCGCGCTCGAGGCGGCCGAGGCCTCGAAGGACTTCTCGGCGGAGGTCATCGACCTGCGGACGCTCCTGCCCTGGGACCGGGACCTCCTGCGAGCCTCGGTCGCGAAGACGCGCCGGCTCGTCACCGTGGAGGAGAACCAGTACACCGGGGGGTGGGGCACCGACATCGTCGCGCACCTGGCGTCGGTCGCCCACGCGGAGCTCGCGGCGCCGCCGGTGCGGGTCACCGCACCGGACACGCACGTCCCCTACGGCACCGAGCTCGAGGCTCGCTTCGTCCCGACGAGCGAGTACCTCGCGGCCCAGGTTCGTTCGCTGCTCCGCACGGGCACGGCGCCGAGGCACTGGTGGGAGGAGGAGCTGTGA
- a CDS encoding thiamine pyrophosphate-dependent dehydrogenase E1 component subunit alpha, with translation MTQVDESTKEPLARREALQSGRRARYERMVEIRLVEDKVMELFAQGMIAGTTHTAQGQEAVCVGIAAVARPDDVVACTYRGHGMALALGATREAVLGEILNRQVGCMGGLGGSMHLSELSVGLLPTMAIVGAGIPIGAGAALSAQVLGRDNVAISVFGDGASNIGAFHEGLNLAAIWKLPVVFVCENNQYGEYTRIDRTTPVQDIATRAASYAIPGEIVDGQDVDAVEAAVSRAIARARAGEGPTLIEAKTYRYSGHSRSDKATYRPPGELEAWRARDPITLFGRKLVEEGTVRPEELEAIEGEQRRLVEETVARVLDSPRPTAAQMLERVAASS, from the coding sequence GTGACGCAGGTCGACGAGTCGACGAAGGAGCCGCTCGCGCGCCGGGAGGCGCTGCAGTCCGGCCGGCGCGCCCGCTACGAACGGATGGTCGAGATCCGCCTCGTCGAGGACAAGGTCATGGAGCTGTTCGCGCAGGGCATGATCGCCGGCACGACGCACACCGCGCAGGGCCAGGAGGCGGTCTGCGTCGGCATCGCCGCGGTGGCCCGTCCCGACGACGTGGTCGCCTGCACCTACCGGGGTCACGGGATGGCGCTGGCCCTCGGCGCGACGCGCGAGGCGGTGCTCGGCGAGATCCTCAACCGCCAGGTGGGCTGCATGGGCGGCCTCGGCGGCTCGATGCACCTGAGCGAGCTGTCGGTCGGCCTGCTCCCGACGATGGCGATCGTCGGCGCGGGCATCCCGATCGGCGCGGGCGCGGCGCTCAGCGCGCAGGTCCTCGGGCGGGACAACGTCGCGATCTCCGTCTTCGGCGACGGCGCGTCCAACATCGGGGCCTTCCACGAGGGGCTCAACCTCGCGGCGATCTGGAAGCTGCCGGTCGTGTTCGTCTGCGAGAACAACCAGTACGGCGAGTACACCCGGATCGACCGGACCACGCCGGTACAGGACATCGCGACGCGCGCCGCCTCGTACGCGATCCCCGGTGAGATCGTCGACGGCCAGGACGTCGACGCGGTGGAGGCCGCCGTGTCGAGGGCGATCGCGAGAGCCCGCGCCGGCGAGGGGCCGACGCTCATCGAGGCGAAGACCTACCGCTACTCGGGGCACTCGCGCTCGGACAAGGCGACCTACCGGCCGCCGGGCGAGCTCGAGGCGTGGCGGGCGCGCGACCCGATCACCCTGTTCGGGCGCAAGCTCGTGGAGGAGGGGACGGTGCGGCCGGAGGAGCTCGAGGCGATCGAAGGCGAGCAACGGCGCCTCGTCGAGGAGACGGTCGCGCGCGTCCTCGACAGCCCGCGTCCCACGGCGGCGCAGATGCTCGAGCGGGTCGCGGCGAGCAGCTAG
- a CDS encoding biotin/lipoyl-containing protein produces the protein MRYEVTLPKLGDAMQSALVTEWRCAVGDRVEAGAPLVTVETDKVTTEVPSPVAGTVVELAVAPDDEVEVGALLCTIETA, from the coding sequence GTGCGCTACGAGGTCACGCTCCCCAAGCTCGGCGACGCGATGCAGAGCGCGCTCGTCACGGAGTGGCGCTGCGCTGTCGGCGATCGGGTGGAGGCGGGGGCGCCGCTCGTCACCGTCGAGACGGACAAGGTGACGACCGAGGTCCCCTCGCCGGTCGCCGGCACGGTGGTCGAGCTGGCCGTCGCCCCCGACGACGAGGTCGAGGTCGGGGCGCTGCTGTGCACGATCGAG